From a single Thermoanaerobaculia bacterium genomic region:
- a CDS encoding helix-turn-helix domain-containing protein, which produces MISKINLEPEDIEAIAIKLVSIFEDLIKKEIQWNQPSELMDVRSLASFLGVEPSWVYKQVRQSGIPFFKVGKYTRFRRSDIERWIERNKN; this is translated from the coding sequence ATGATCAGCAAAATTAACCTTGAACCGGAAGATATCGAGGCGATTGCAATAAAGCTTGTGAGTATATTTGAAGATCTTATAAAAAAAGAGATTCAGTGGAATCAACCATCAGAGTTGATGGATGTCCGGTCTCTGGCTTCCTTCCTGGGTGTGGAGCCGTCCTGGGTGTATAAGCAAGTAAGGCAGTCTGGTATCCCATTCTTCAAGGTTGGAAAGTACACCAGGTTTCGACGGTCGGACATTGAGCGATGGATAGAGCGGAACAAGAATTGA
- a CDS encoding helix-turn-helix transcriptional regulator, producing the protein MQEWTSGEIREFRNHLQMTRARFGEMIGVSTNYVYMLEKGLRIPSKTLRILLDHLKKSKEKEVPTRD; encoded by the coding sequence ATGCAAGAGTGGACATCCGGGGAAATACGGGAGTTTCGCAACCATCTCCAGATGACCCGTGCAAGATTCGGGGAAATGATCGGAGTCTCAACCAATTATGTCTACATGCTGGAAAAGGGGTTGAGAATCCCAAGTAAGACTCTCCGCATCCTGCTCGACCATCTGAAGAAATCCAAGGAAAAGGAGGTCCCTACCCGTGACTAA
- a CDS encoding site-specific integrase — MTKGLYQRGNIWWIRYAGPDGRMIYESSRSRNRKDAEELLYRRKLDVRSGDLHDIVRIKRHKFSELAESYLSWCTPQRSYRDKQWMVGFLVKKYGGLPLQKFGTRQVEHLQTELLNDGKKPASVNRILRTLSHMFTKAVDWEMVDKTVHDRIRRVKMLPEDNKRLRYLTLEECHELLRVCDDHLKPIVIMALNTGMRRGEILNLRWDNIDMKNGFILLDQSQTKNKQRREIPINDTVRQTLQSITRRLDVPYIFINPGTGKPFREIKNGFWSALRRAKIQDFRFHDLRHTFASHLVMSGVDIATVKDLLGHKTLEMTLRYAHLAPSHKINAVTILDNRLNESQLYKNYTVGS, encoded by the coding sequence GTGACTAAAGGACTATACCAGCGTGGAAATATCTGGTGGATTAGATACGCTGGCCCGGATGGTCGCATGATTTATGAATCGTCCAGAAGCAGGAATCGGAAGGATGCAGAGGAGTTGCTGTACCGTCGAAAGCTTGACGTCAGATCAGGGGATTTGCACGATATTGTGAGGATAAAGAGACATAAGTTTTCCGAATTGGCAGAGTCCTACCTCTCCTGGTGTACTCCACAGAGAAGTTACAGAGACAAGCAGTGGATGGTGGGCTTTCTCGTCAAAAAATATGGGGGCTTACCCCTACAAAAATTCGGAACAAGGCAGGTTGAACACCTACAGACGGAATTATTGAATGATGGGAAAAAACCTGCAAGTGTCAATCGTATCCTGCGGACCTTGAGCCACATGTTTACCAAGGCAGTAGACTGGGAAATGGTAGACAAGACGGTACATGATCGGATCCGAAGAGTAAAGATGTTGCCGGAGGACAACAAGAGATTGCGTTATCTCACCCTGGAGGAGTGCCATGAGTTACTCCGTGTTTGCGATGATCACCTTAAGCCCATCGTTATCATGGCCTTGAATACCGGGATGAGACGAGGTGAAATCCTCAACCTGCGATGGGATAACATCGACATGAAGAATGGTTTTATTCTTCTAGATCAATCCCAGACCAAGAACAAGCAACGACGGGAAATCCCGATCAACGACACGGTAAGGCAGACTCTGCAATCTATCACAAGAAGATTGGACGTACCTTATATTTTTATTAATCCAGGGACGGGAAAGCCATTCAGGGAGATTAAGAACGGTTTTTGGTCTGCATTGCGAAGAGCAAAGATCCAGGACTTCAGGTTCCACGATCTCCGGCATACGTTTGCCTCTCATCTCGTCATGTCAGGTGTGGATATTGCGACCGTCAAGGATCTGCTTGGACATAAGACTCTGGAAATGACATTGAGGTACGCCCATCTTGCTCCCAGTCACAAGATAAATGCCGTAACAATTCTGGATAATCGCTTGAATGAATCCCAACTATACAAAAACTATACAGTCGGGAGTTAA
- a CDS encoding PrsW family glutamic-type intramembrane protease: MVILGILSLAVAPGLFWLWFFYARSRRRRRPPRLVGRVFVLGMIFSLPVIILESPFLCCGVILAIYAAPLIEELVKFYVVHQGVAYRKEFREPMDGIIYGTAAALGFATVENIFYIIQAYLLDTLVATAVLRTVLSVPGHALWAVMWGYPLGMAAFLPRSEAVNATIVGLILAILCHGAFNLFAVFTPFMGLGPFLVIGISWLIAHRFIRKAQAFVVPPPYQRVWEPKKAD, from the coding sequence ATGGTCATCCTTGGAATCCTGTCGTTAGCCGTCGCACCGGGTCTCTTCTGGCTATGGTTCTTTTACGCGCGCAGTCGGAGAAGGCGTCGTCCACCCCGTCTGGTTGGCCGCGTGTTTGTCCTGGGTATGATCTTTTCCCTTCCGGTTATTATCCTGGAATCGCCTTTTTTATGCTGCGGGGTCATCCTAGCCATCTATGCCGCACCGCTCATTGAGGAACTGGTCAAATTTTATGTCGTCCACCAGGGGGTTGCGTACAGAAAAGAATTCCGGGAACCCATGGACGGAATCATTTACGGCACGGCCGCCGCGCTTGGATTTGCTACTGTCGAAAATATCTTTTACATTATCCAGGCCTACCTTCTGGATACCCTTGTGGCGACTGCAGTCCTCCGTACCGTTCTTTCCGTCCCCGGCCACGCGCTATGGGCTGTGATGTGGGGCTACCCCCTGGGGATGGCTGCGTTTTTACCTCGATCTGAGGCCGTGAATGCCACGATTGTCGGGCTTATTCTTGCCATTCTCTGCCATGGAGCCTTCAATCTTTTTGCCGTTTTCACCCCTTTCATGGGGCTGGGTCCCTTTCTGGTGATCGGGATTTCCTGGCTCATCGCCCATCGATTCATCCGGAAGGCTCAGGCGTTCGTGGTGCCACCACCTTACCAGCGTGTATGGGAGCCGAAAAAGGCGGATTGA
- a CDS encoding AI-2E family transporter has protein sequence MKSRKIVVTSLTASLLVLLFYLLAKILIPFIQSFLWASIIVILSWPLYEKVCCKVKSRSFTALLFTALMLIFILLPFAYFVTHLVNEATDLYPVVEKTLKDPNWQENFKRHKTLAFVIDQGKPILEKLNIEISQIVSTVSRKTAAIAGAIFKNSFIVLFRIFMTAIFIFMLYRDGPKILDGLRTFIPLPNWRCRQMEQDIYRMLQAIFFGVFFTAIVQGIMGGIGFAILGLPSPLFFGTLMAFFALFPVGGAALVWLPGAVILLATGSVTKGVILAIWGGILVSSLDNFLRPILISGRSKFPLILVFIGALGGIMAFGFMGIFVGPIVLAITGRILLVFEEILHPQHPDDEPEEETTEPVVSKETT, from the coding sequence ATGAAATCGCGTAAGATTGTCGTTACCAGCCTGACGGCATCGCTCCTTGTGCTTCTTTTCTATCTGCTGGCAAAGATCCTTATACCTTTCATCCAGTCCTTCCTGTGGGCTTCGATCATTGTCATCCTATCCTGGCCCCTCTACGAGAAGGTGTGCTGCAAGGTCAAATCCCGCAGCTTCACCGCGCTCCTCTTCACAGCTCTCATGCTGATCTTCATCCTCCTCCCCTTTGCCTATTTCGTCACCCACCTGGTGAACGAAGCGACGGATCTCTATCCCGTCGTGGAGAAAACACTGAAAGACCCCAACTGGCAGGAGAATTTCAAGCGTCACAAAACCCTGGCCTTTGTGATCGACCAAGGGAAACCGATTTTGGAAAAGCTCAACATTGAAATCAGCCAGATCGTATCGACCGTGTCCCGGAAAACGGCGGCTATTGCCGGTGCCATATTTAAAAACTCCTTTATCGTTCTCTTCCGAATCTTCATGACCGCCATCTTCATCTTTATGCTCTACCGGGATGGTCCCAAGATTCTGGATGGCCTGCGCACCTTCATCCCTCTGCCGAACTGGAGATGCCGCCAGATGGAACAGGACATTTACCGAATGCTTCAGGCGATCTTTTTCGGTGTTTTCTTCACCGCAATCGTCCAGGGGATTATGGGGGGAATCGGGTTTGCAATCCTGGGCCTTCCCTCACCTCTCTTTTTCGGAACCCTGATGGCCTTTTTCGCCCTCTTTCCCGTAGGAGGAGCCGCCCTGGTCTGGCTCCCGGGTGCCGTCATCCTCCTGGCAACAGGGTCTGTCACCAAAGGAGTGATTCTGGCAATCTGGGGAGGGATTCTCGTCTCCAGCCTGGATAACTTTCTCCGCCCCATCCTGATCTCCGGTCGAAGCAAATTCCCCCTGATCCTCGTTTTCATCGGGGCTCTCGGAGGCATCATGGCCTTTGGCTTTATGGGGATCTTCGTCGGCCCGATCGTTCTGGCGATTACGGGAAGGATCCTCCTCGTCTTTGAAGAAATCCTCCACCCCCAGCATCCGGATGACGAGCCGGAGGAAGAGACGACGGAACCTGTTGTTTCGAAAGAGACGACCTGA
- a CDS encoding patatin-like phospholipase family protein: MKRALVLSGGGAKGAFQAGVIESLQIKNIAFGFVSGVSVGALNAVMVAQNQIPEMVKMWQQIKSSKDVYTKRLLGFLSPLFGASSLYDPGPLSHIIRENVDSDRLKHSGIQLRIGMVNLVSGTYSVADQDHPKLPDCILASTAIPLAFPPVSLADGGDPMVDGGIRNIAPLAEAIEWGAEEIHVILCQDRNFVPEKKNYRHPMNIVLRSLDILMDEMVRSDIEICRRKNQQAERYRNVTLYVYSPGIPLCGTLEFSKTRINQAIDHGRQVAEEVFHEIA; encoded by the coding sequence GTGAAGCGGGCCCTCGTCCTCTCAGGAGGCGGGGCAAAAGGGGCGTTTCAGGCCGGTGTCATTGAATCCCTCCAAATAAAAAATATTGCCTTCGGTTTTGTTTCCGGTGTATCCGTAGGGGCGTTAAACGCGGTCATGGTGGCCCAGAATCAGATTCCGGAGATGGTAAAGATGTGGCAGCAGATCAAATCGTCGAAGGATGTCTATACGAAACGCCTGTTGGGTTTCCTCTCTCCCCTTTTTGGAGCCTCCTCTCTCTATGATCCAGGCCCCCTTTCTCACATAATCCGGGAGAATGTGGACTCCGATCGTCTCAAACACTCAGGTATCCAGCTCCGGATCGGCATGGTCAACCTGGTCAGCGGGACATATTCCGTCGCCGACCAGGACCATCCAAAGCTTCCCGACTGCATCCTTGCGTCGACGGCCATCCCCCTCGCCTTCCCGCCCGTTTCTCTTGCAGATGGCGGTGATCCCATGGTGGACGGGGGCATTCGCAATATCGCCCCCCTGGCGGAGGCCATCGAATGGGGAGCCGAAGAAATCCACGTCATCCTTTGTCAGGATCGAAACTTCGTTCCCGAAAAGAAAAATTACAGGCACCCCATGAACATCGTTTTACGGAGCCTCGACATCCTGATGGATGAAATGGTCCGTTCCGACATCGAAATCTGTCGGCGAAAGAACCAGCAGGCCGAGCGGTACCGCAACGTGACCCTCTATGTCTATTCTCCCGGGATCCCCCTGTGCGGTACACTGGAGTTCAGCAAGACCAGAATCAACCAGGCCATAGACCATGGCCGACAGGTTGCGGAGGAGGTTTTTCATGAAATCGCGTAA
- a CDS encoding CDP-alcohol phosphatidyltransferase family protein — translation MTKYKLRLSFNVPNILSFFRLSLTPFFVVALTEGNYLVGLIVFAIAGLTDTLDGMAARIWGMKTRLGKFLDPMADKILLTASFLTLTIHLPNAEYTIPIWLTILVISRDVSIVMVALIIHVVTGRKNFDPTIWGKISTTLQAITVFTVLLAHVVKQAAILLDPLFGLTLAITLISGFHYLFSTVHALNQEETE, via the coding sequence GTGACTAAATACAAACTGCGCCTCAGCTTCAATGTTCCCAATATTTTGAGCTTTTTCCGTCTCTCTCTGACTCCATTCTTCGTGGTGGCTCTGACCGAAGGAAACTATCTTGTCGGCCTGATCGTCTTTGCGATCGCCGGGCTCACGGACACGCTGGACGGTATGGCCGCCAGGATCTGGGGGATGAAGACCCGGCTGGGGAAATTCCTGGACCCCATGGCTGACAAAATCCTTCTCACAGCATCCTTCCTGACGCTCACGATCCACCTTCCCAACGCGGAATACACGATTCCTATCTGGTTGACGATCCTGGTCATATCGAGGGATGTCTCCATCGTCATGGTTGCACTGATTATTCACGTCGTGACCGGGAGGAAAAACTTCGACCCGACAATCTGGGGTAAAATCTCCACAACCCTTCAGGCTATTACCGTTTTCACCGTTCTGCTTGCCCATGTGGTGAAACAGGCTGCAATTCTACTGGACCCCCTCTTCGGTCTTACTCTCGCGATCACACTGATTTCCGGGTTTCATTATCTCTTTTCAACAGTCCATGCCCTGAACCAAGAGGAAACGGAGTGA